The following nucleotide sequence is from Peribacillus sp. ACCC06369.
ATGAAAAAAACGAAACTTAGGTTTCGTTTTTTTGTTTTATCCGAAATTCGAATAATTATGTCCCTAACTTATTTGTTTCTTCTTTTGAAACAAGGTAAACTACATATAGAATGGTTATTGTTCCATAATACTGCGTTTATGGTTCTCTTGATATGAACTATAGGACGTTTTCCTAATAATGATAAAGGTGATTGATATATGCAACATTTTGAATGGATTTCTCAGGGTGAAGAAGAAACAGCGCAATTTGCGCATGAATTGGCACAAAAACTTTCGAGTGGTGATGTACTTGCTTTAGAAGGTGACCTGGGTGCAGGAAAAACGGCATTCACAAAAGGGCTAGCTAAAGGATTAGGTGTAACTAGAGTAGTAAATAGCCCTACTTTTACAATAATAAAGGAATACATGGGGCGACTGCCTTTATAT
It contains:
- the tsaE gene encoding tRNA (adenosine(37)-N6)-threonylcarbamoyltransferase complex ATPase subunit type 1 TsaE; translated protein: MQHFEWISQGEEETAQFAHELAQKLSSGDVLALEGDLGAGKTAFTKGLAKGLGVTRVVNSPTFTIIKEYMGRLPLYHMDVYRVSESEDDLGFDEYFEGDGVTVVEWAHLIKDHLPDEILTIYIYRLSDTSRRIVLEAKGERYVTLCKEII